The DNA window GAGGAACGATCGTCAACACGATCATGTCGGGCTTCGAGGCCTGTGTGGACATCCGGGACGCGACGAGCGCGCCGGTGGTGACCCACTCGATCTGTCACGGCAGCACGGCGCCGGGCGTGGACATCGCCTACGACGAGACCGAGACCAGCGACGACGCGAAGGGGAAGCCCACCTACGACGACGACGGTGGGCTGGACGAGGTGGCCTGGTGGAACGAGGCGGGGAAGGGGAACCGCGTGATGGATCCGCAGATCGCCGACTGCTTCAAGGTGGGGAGCCCCGACTTCCGGCCCCTGGAGACGCTGAGCGAGGGAGCGGCCACGCCGCCGAACGATGGATTCTTCGATAGCGCTGCGGCTTACATCGGCGCCTTCACGGCCGACGACACCTGGGCCACCGGGGCCTGGGTGAGCTTCGAGGCACGCTGAAGGCTGGGTCGTGCGCTGGATGACCCGGTGATGGTGACGTGCGTCACCCGGGCGTTCAGCGAACCCGGGCGGTGAAGCCCGAGATGCGGTGTTCGGCACACTGTGGGCGCGTGTCCGCGCTGTCCCGGAATGTCACCCGTCCGCACAGTTCGCAGAGACCAAGGTGCTCACGGTAGTACTCGCGGTCGGTCAGGACGGCTGCAGCGAGCACACTGAGCGCGATGTCCCCGAGAAAATCGATCTCGCGAGGGGAGGGTACCCAGGCCGCTTTGCCGTCCACGGCGGCACGCCGGACCCGCCCGCCGTAGATGGCCGCGTGCAGGAAGCGGTCGTCGGCGACGGGCGCGATGAGGCCCCGGACGGCCTCGAGGACCCGCCCCCGCGCGCGGAGAAGCAGCTCCTCGAAGCTGCTGTCGGCCTCCGCGCGGTCGTCCAGCCGGAGCGGCTTCGCCCCAGGCTCGCGCAGCACCATCGGCCGCTTCATCAGGCCAGGATTGACCAGGTGCTGCTGGATCCACTGGATGAGATCCGTCGTGGTCCACTCCGAGGCCGCGCCCTCGAGGAACTCGAGGACGGCCTGCACGCCACCTCCCACCTGCCCGGGGGACACAGCGAACGAAGACCAGCTTCGTGTGCGACGGATTCGTTGTGGCAGCTCTAGCTTGCGGGTGGTTCCCATAGGGTCGTGTTGGTTGACTTACTTCGGTTGTTTCCGGGTCGCGGATGGGTCTGGACAGATGCAGAGCAGAATTCATGCCGCCTGGACCAGAAACCGCGGAAGTCCTGGCTGGCCGGAGCTCGTCGGCGCCCTCGGGGAGTCGCCGCGCGGGGTGGTGGTGACGGGGTAACGGGTCGGCCAGCGGACCTCCCGTGTCAGGTCATCCCGTCGTTTTGGGTTAGGATAGGTCCGATGCAGACGACGGTCCGCGCGACCATCCCCGATCCGCCAACCTCCGCGGACGTGCCCGTCCCTGGCCTCGTCCTGGTGTTCTCCGGGACGCAGCCGGTGTGCAAGCCGATCCGGTTGGAGAATGGGGCCGTCGTCCTGGGGCGAGGTGGGCCGACCAGCGACGAGAAGCTGTCACGTCGGCATGCGCGGATTGCCTACGACGGCGCGATGTGGACCGTCGAGGATCTCGGGAGCACCAATGGGACGTGGGTGGACGACGAGGAGATCCTCGGTGAGGTGCGCAGGACCAAGATCCGGGTGATCCAGGCGGGGACCTCGGTGTTTCTCCCGATGAGCGACATCCGTCGCTTTCTGAGGCACCTGGTGCGCGTCGAGAAGGGAGTGGTGCAAGGCCCGGCCCTCCAGGAGGCGCACGCCGCGATCGCGCGCGCCGCCAGTTCGGGAGACAGCATGCTCGTCACAGGCGAGAGCGGCACCGGCAAGGAGCTGGCTGCGCGCGCCTATCACCAGGCAGGGGCGCAGTCCAACGGCCCGTTCGTTCCAGTCAATTGCGCCGCCATACCCGAGGGACTGGCGGAGCGCCTGCTGTTCGGTGCGCGCCGCGGTGCATATTCCGGTGCCACGCACGATACGGAAGGGTATGTGCAGGCCGCGCATAACGGCACGCTGTTCCTCGACGAGGTCGCCGAACTCGATAGCGCCGTCCAGGCAAAGCTCTTGCGCACGATCGACACCCAGCAGGTCCTGGAGCTGGGCGCCGTGTCGGCGAAACCGGTCCGGGTGAGGGTATGCGCGGCGACCCATGATTTGCGGGCGCGCGTGGCTGCCGACAAGTTCCGGGAGGACCTTTACTATCGCATCGGTCGACCGGAGATTCACTTGCCCCCCTTGCGGGATCGACCCGAAGAGATCCCCTGGCACCTCGCTGAATGCTGCAAGCATGTCGATGTCCCCCGGGAAATGAACGGAGGCCGCCCGCCCGTGCTGTCCCCATCGCTGGTCGTCGCCGCGCTGCTGCGGCGGTGGCCTGGCAACGTGCGTGAGCTGCTGGGCGAGGCCCGTCGCGCTGCTGCCAGGGCCATCGACGAGGAGCGGGTCGTCGTCGAGGAGCGCGATCTCGATCCGCGCGCCGGCATCGGAATCGGCGAGCCAGTCACCGAGGAGCAAGCCGGGGCGACCCGTGCGACGCCCCCGCCGTCCGACGAGACCTACGAGGCGATGGTCCTCGAGCGAGGGAACGTGTCACGCGCCGCGCGCCGACTGGGCATTCACCGCAACAAGGTGCGTCGCTGGATGGACAAGTACGGCGTGAAGCGCTCCGATTTCGAGTGAACCACAAGGCGTGAGCGACGTCGGCAGAACGTGAGCCACATCGGTGGGGCGACGCGCAGGAGCATCGGAGGGAACGAGCTCGGCGGGCAGAACATGGTTTGATGCGCTGCGATGAATGTTCCTCTCGCACAGCGTGGGCGGCTTCTGGTAACGTGGGAAGAAGTTAGCTCACATCATAGGTGAGGATCCGTTCAGGCCCGTCGCCCTTCGACTCGTTCCGACCCTGTGTCTCGCTGGAGGTTTCATGCGGCGCCGTCGATTCATTCCTGCCATTTTGGTCGTTCTGGGGGCCGCAGCGAGC is part of the Chondromyces crocatus genome and encodes:
- a CDS encoding sigma 54-interacting transcriptional regulator → MQTTVRATIPDPPTSADVPVPGLVLVFSGTQPVCKPIRLENGAVVLGRGGPTSDEKLSRRHARIAYDGAMWTVEDLGSTNGTWVDDEEILGEVRRTKIRVIQAGTSVFLPMSDIRRFLRHLVRVEKGVVQGPALQEAHAAIARAASSGDSMLVTGESGTGKELAARAYHQAGAQSNGPFVPVNCAAIPEGLAERLLFGARRGAYSGATHDTEGYVQAAHNGTLFLDEVAELDSAVQAKLLRTIDTQQVLELGAVSAKPVRVRVCAATHDLRARVAADKFREDLYYRIGRPEIHLPPLRDRPEEIPWHLAECCKHVDVPREMNGGRPPVLSPSLVVAALLRRWPGNVRELLGEARRAAARAIDEERVVVEERDLDPRAGIGIGEPVTEEQAGATRATPPPSDETYEAMVLERGNVSRAARRLGIHRNKVRRWMDKYGVKRSDFE